GGGCGGCCGGAGCAGTTCACCGCCGCCGTCCACGCCCCGGGCCAGTTCCCGGATGCGCTGCTCCAACCGGGCCTGGCTGCGTCGCAACGCCTGTACGGGGTGGCCGGTGAGCAGGGCGTCCTCCAGTGCGGCGCTGACCATCCGCAGTTCGGTCAGGGCGGTCGCCAGGTCCGGGTCCTGGGGCGGGGAGACCGGCCGCATCCGCAGCGCATTGGCCCGCCACCGTTCCGCCCAGGCCAGCACCCGGGTCGGGGCACCCCGCCGGACGGCGATGTCCAGCCCTTCGGCGGCCAGCTCGTGCCCGTACGCCCCGCTGTGCGCCCGCAGCTCGGTCGCGCCGAGTGACGCGCGGTGGCCGTCCAGCACCGCAAGTCCCCGGCGCAGGGCCCGCGCCGCGCCGGACTCGTCGCCGTCCAGCCTTCGGCGCAGGGCGAGGGCGTACCACCCCTGGGCCCGGCGGGGCGCGGTGCCCCGACGGCGGGAGTCGGCGGCCACCGCCAGCAACCCGGCCGCCCGGTCGGTACGCCCCAGCGCGGTGGCGAGCCGGGCGGCCTCGATCCGGGTGGTCAACGCAGGGCCGGGCCAGCCGGTCGCGTCGAGCTGACCGGCGGTCCGCACCATCGCGGCGAGCAGGGCCGGTGACCGGACGCCCTGGGCGTACCCGGCCCGCAGTTCGACGTGGCGGGCGAAGGTGGCCCAGGTGCGGCGCCCCTGCCGGCGGAACCGGCTGCCGGCCGCCGCCGCGGCCTCGGTGGCGGTCGGCAGGTCACCGGCGAGCAGCGCGGCGCGAGCCCGGGCCAGCAGCGCCTCGGCCAGGTCCGAGGCCATCCCCCGGCGACGCAGCTCGGTGACGGCGGTGGCGGCCACCTCGACCGCCTCGTCGATCAGCGGTACGGAGAGCAACAGCTCGAACCGGTCCAGCAGCAGCGCCGGTCGGGGCACCGCGAGCCGCCGGTACTCGGCGTCGACCGTGGCGAAGCAGCGCAGCGCGCCGGCCACGTCACCGCGCTGGCCGGTGGCGATGCCGCTGTTCCACCGGGCGTCGGCGGCGGCCAGGTCGAGCCCGAGCAGGCTGAAGGCGGTGGCCGCGCGGTGCAGGTCGTCGTCGGGTCCCCGGCCGGAGCCCCGGTGTGCGTCGATCAGGCCCCGGTTGTTGCGGGCACGGGCCTCCAACAACAGGTCGCCCTCCCGCTGGGCGACCTCCACGGCCACGCCGTAGTCCCGGACCGCCTCGTCGAACCGGCCCCGGTAGTGCAGCACCACGCCCCGCTGCATCCGGGCCCGCCCGGCATCCGCCCCGGTGAGCAGGGGAAGCGCCAGGGTCACCGCGCGCAGGGCGGCGGTGGTCCGGCCGGCGTTGGCCAGCACGTACCCGAGGCTCATCCGGGCCAGCGCCCGGAGCCGGGGGTCGTCGGCGGCCCGGACCGCGCGGCGCAGGTGACGCAGTGCCCCGGGCAGGTCGTTGAGTTCCCGCAGGGCCAGACCGATGGCGCGTTCGGCGGTGGACCGCGCACCGGAGTCCGGTGCGCCCGCGAGCACCTGCCGGGCGACCGCGATCGCCTCGTGCGGGTAGCGCTGGACCGCGTCCAGGGCGGTCTGTGCCGCGCCGGCACCGGAAACGGTCCGGTCGGCCATGCGGAGAAGAATCCCCGACCGGCGCGCTCCGGTCAATGTCAGGGACCGGACGCAGCGTGATCAACGATTGACACCCGGCTATCTTCTGAAATAATTGTCCTGCTCGGAGAGCGTTTCGTGACCGCCTGACCGTCGTCGGCCACGCGTCTTCCACTCGCCTGGAGGTCCGGTGTCACCCGACCACCGCAACGTGTCGTGTCCGTCCGGGCAGGTCTCCCGTCGACGGTTGGTGGGGTGGTCGGTGTTGGCCGCCGCCGCGGTGCCGCTCGGCGTACTCGGCCGTCCCGGGCCGGCCGGTGCCGCGGAGTCGCCCGACCAGGCGTACCAGCGTGCGTTCCTGGAGGCCGTGGCCGCCGACCCGACCGTCCGCCGGCACACCGTTCAGGGCCGGGAGTTCCTCTACCGTCCCCGGCAGCTCCTGGTCGCCCCGCAGGATCTCGCCCGGGTGCTCAGTCGGCTGCGCGGCTGGGGCCACCAGGTCGTCGAGGTGGCCGGGTTCGGCGGCGTGCGCCGGCTGCTGTTCCAGCAGGAGACCGACATTCCCGGCGTGGTGACGAAGCTGCGTGACCCACGGCAGTGGCCCGGCCAGCCGGTCCCGCTGGTGCAGCCGCACCACGTCCTGCTCGGCTTCGGGAACATCATGGGCAACCCCGGTGGGCCACCCCGGGTGGCCGCTCCGCTGCCGGCCCCCGATCCGGCCCGGCAGGGCGAGGGGGCCGGCGTGACCGTGGGGGTCTGCGACACCGGCATCTGGCGCCGGGCCGGCACCGCCCACCCGCAGTGGCTCGGCGGCAGCTACCTGCCGGAAACCGACGACGAGGACGCGCTCTACCTCGGCGGCACCCAGCTCGCCCTCCAGGGCGGCCACGGCACCTTCGTCGCCGGGGTGGTCCGGCAGGCCGCCCCGGGCGTCCGGTTCGACCCGGAGGCCGCGCTCACTCCGACCGGGATCGGAGACGAGGAGAGCCTGGTCGCCGCGCTCGGCCGGCTGAGTTCGGCGGTGGCGATCGTCAACCTGTCCCTCGGCTACTTCACCCAGGACGACCAGCCGCCGCTGCCGGTGGCGAACGCCCTCGCCGGGCTGCCCCGCACGGTGGCCGTGGTCGCCGCCGCCGGCAACGCCGGCACCACCCGCAAGGCATGGCCGGCTGCCCTGGACCAGGTGGTGGCGGTGGCGGCGGTGAGCGCCGGCCCCACCGGCCCGGTCCCGGCCACGTACAGCGGCCACGGCTCCTGGGTGGACGCCTGCGCCCAGGGCGACCGGAACAGCACCTACGTCGACGGCGAGCTGTACCTGTCCGGCCAGCCCACCCTGCTGTTCCACGGCTTCGCCGCCTGGGCCGGCACCTCCTTCGCCACCGCCCACGTCTCCGGGCGGATCGCCGCGCTGATGACCGCCACCGGACTGGACGCGGCCTCCGCTGCGGCGCTCCTCGTCGCCGGCCCGGTCTGGCACCCCGACTACGGCGTGCTGGTCGGATGAGCAGCGCCGACCACCGGGCGGTGCCCGGCACCCCACCGCCGCGCGACACCGCCGCCCTGGTGTCCGCCGCCGCCGCTGGCGAGGAGTCGGCCTGGGCGGAGCTGGTCGGCCGGTACACCCCCCTGGTGGTGACGGTGATCCGCAGCCACGGGCTGGACCGGGTCGACGCCGCCGACGTCAACCAGACCGTCTGGCTGCGGCTGGTCGAACAACTCGGCCGGTTGCGCGAGGCGCACGCCCTGCCGGCCTGGCTGGTCACCACCACCCGGCGGGAGTGTCACCGGCTGCTGCGGATCGGCCGGCGCACCCAGCCGTTCGACCCGTACGACGACTCGGTCGACGGGCACACCGGCGTCTTCCTGCTGATCGACCCGGCCAGCCCCGACGAGGACCTACTGCGGGCCGAGCGGCAGCAGGCGTTGCGGGACGCGTTCGCGCAGCTCCCGACCCGCTGCCGGGACCTGCTGGCGCTGCTCGCCGGAGATCCTCCGGCGAGTTACCGGGAGGTCGGTGAGCGGCTCGGCATGCCGGTGGGCAGTGTCGGTCCGACGCAGGCCCGTTGTCTGGCGAGGCTGCGTGACTGCCCGGCACTCGCCCCGTATGTTCGACTGTCCCCGGGCGGGGCGGAGGGGACCGGAGGTGAACGCGATGGAGCAGTGGCCGCCCGCCGGTGACGACGCGCTGCTGGTCGAGCTGGGTGCCGCCCTGCGCGACCCGGGGCCGGTCTCCGAGGAGTTCCTGGACGCGGCGCTGGCTGCCTTCGCCTGGCGTACGGTCGACGCCGAGCTGGCGCTCGCCGAACTGACCTTCGACTCGGCCAGTGACCGGGAACCGGCCGGCCTGACCCGCTCCACCGGTGCCGAGCGGACGTTGACCTTCCGCAGCGGGCCGGTGGTCGTCGAGCTCGAGGTGACCGCCACCGGCATCGTCGGGCAGCTCTCCCCGGCCCGTCCCGGTCGGGTCAGCGCCCGCACCGCAGCCGGTCAGTACGACGAAGTGCCGGTGGACGACGTCGGGTTCTTCTCGATGGGGGTGCCGCCGGCCGGTCCGGTGCAGTTCCGCGCCAGCACCACGAGGTACGCCGTACGAACCGCCTGGGTCAGCCTGCGCTGAGCCGCGCCCGCTTTCCCGTTCGGCCCGCGTGCCGTCGGCCGCGCCCGGGATGCGGCGGGGCCGGTGGTCGGTCCGGTCGCGGTCCTCGCCGCCGAAGGTGATTGGCCGGACACGCCGGAACGGAGGCCGCGGGTCCCGTCCGCGACCTCCGTTCCACCCCCTCGTCAGCGCATGGCGGCTCGCTGACCCACCGTCACGTCGTAGCGGACCCCACCCAGGTCCGCCCGCTCCGCGCCGGTGTTGTCCGGACCGAACTGGGTCACCCGTACGGCCATCGGCTCCTTCGTCACCGTGGTGGCGGTGAAGTTGAGCGACAGGGTGAGTCGCTCCTTCGGGTTCAACGTCAGGTTGTCCAGGCTGGCCTGCCCCGGCTCGACGATCTCGATCTGGTTACGGCCCAGGTCACGGACGCCCTTGCCGGCCTTGCCACCCTGTACCCAGCGCTGGTAGAGCGTGGTTCCGAGGTCGGCGACGAGCCGGCCACCGGCGACGCGCAGCGGCGCGCCGACCTCGCTGAAGGCCAGGGTGTTGCGGGTCACCCGGGGCGTCGTGTTGCCGATGGCGAACGGCCGGACCTGGGCCAGCCCGCCGGCCTCCACCTCGACCGTGTCCACGTTGCGCCAGGCGATGTTGTTGTTGTGCCGAGTGTTGATGTTGATGTCCGGACCCTCGAAGTTCATCGGGTCGTTCGGGGAGACCCAGCGGGCCACCAGGCAGTAGTGGCCGGGGCCGGGCACGTTGTCCCACGGGATGACGACGGTGGTCACGCCCGGCGAGGCGACCGGCACGGCCTTCCAGCCGATCTGCGTCCAGCCACCCGGCCAGATGGCCCCACCACCCGGCACGGTCCGCCACACCTCGAGGTAGCCCTCTTCGGTGTCGCTTCCGCCGTACGGGCCGGGGGTGTTCAGGTTGACGAAGACGTAGTTGCGCACCCCGACGATCGGGTTCTGACTGCTGCTGCACCCGGTGGCGTAGTGGCAGACCTTGATGTCCGGGCTCTCCCAGAGCGGGTCGTACCCGTGCGGCTGGAGTCCGACGTCCGACGGGTGGTCCTTGATGAAGACGTCGGCGGCCATGAGGGTGCCGACGTCACCCGAGCGGTCGAGTGGCGCCGCGGTGGCCGAGGTGACCGTGAGCAGCGCCGCCGTCGCCGCCCCGGTGAGCAGGGTGAGCACGGTTCGACGGGTGCGTTGCGTCAGACGCGTGGACACGTTTCCCTCCCGGTGCTGGGGGTCCCGCGACCGGTGGCCGGCGCGCGGGTGGACACCCTTACCGAGGGGGATCGGCGGACGAAAATACGTCCGGCGGTCCGCTGCGTTGTCAGATGGCGGAAGTTCACGACAGACGCGGTGAAAGGCGGCAGAAGCCGTGGATCAGCCCGTGGGCGGATCCCTCAGTCGTCGTCCTCTTCGGCCACCGGCTCGTCGCCGACGCAGCGCACCTTCAGTTCGTGTTCGCCGGACGGCCCGACGAAGCTGACCTCGACGTCGTCGTCCGGGCCCCGGTCGGCCTCACCCACCCGGTAGCCCTGCGCCGGTGCCCAGGAGACCAGCCGTACCCCGTCCGGGCCGCACTCGGCCACCGCGCTGCCGCCGGTGGTCGCGAAGACCCGCCGTACGCCCGACGGGGCGGAGGTGGTCGGCGACGGCGTGCCGGGGGTGGACGGGCCGGCCGGCGGTGCCGGGCCGGAACCGGTCGGCTGCGGCGTGGCCAGCGCCCGTTCGACCTCCTCCTGGCTGCGTACGCCGCCCGGGGTGCCGGTGATGCTCTCCCCGACCAGCCGGATCGCGGCCACCCCGACCAGGGTGACCAGCACGGCGGTGACCAACCAGCCGGCGACGGCGAGGAACGGACGACGCATGCCCCGACTATCCCCGATCGCGGGTTGGGGCGAGCACCGGACGACGATAAGGGAGGGTTAAGGCGCGGGCCGGAGCCGTCGCAGGCGGCTAGCCTGCCTGTGTGCCCCGCCTGCTGCTCATCGAGGACGACCTGTCGATCCGGACCCCGCTGGTCCGAGCGCTGCGGGACCGGGGCCACGCCGTGGCCGCCGCGTCGACCGCGATGGACGGGCTGCGCGACGCTCTCGACAACCGGCCGGACCTGGTCGTGCTCGACCTCGGACTGCCCGACCTCGACGGTCGGGAACTGCTGCGGATGCTGCGCGCGGTCAGCCCGGTGCCGGTGATCGTGGCCACCGCCCGCGACGACGAGACGGAGATCGTCCGGGTCCTCGACGCGGGCGCGGACGACTACGTGGTGAAGCCGTTCACCGCCGCCCAGCTCGACGCGCGGGTCCGGGCGGTGCTGCGGCGCGCGGCCTCGGCCGCCGGAACGGACGACCCGACGCTGGTCGTGGGCGGGTTACGGGTCGACCCGCGGGCACGGCAGGTGACCCTGGACGGTGAGCCGGTCGAGCTGACCCCACGCGAGTTCGACCTGCTGCACCACCTGGCCGCCCACCCCGACGAGGTGGTCACCAAACGCGAACTGCTGACCGAGGTCTGGCAGATCCCGTACGGCGGCGCGGACAAGACCGTCGACGTGCACCTGTCGTGGCTGCGCCGGAAGCTGGGCGAGAGCGCCCAGCAGCCCCGCTACCTGCACACCGTCCGGGGAGTGGGGGTACGGCTGACGCCGCCGGGGGAGGCCGGGTGAGGGCGCGCCTGGCCCTGCTGGCCGCTGCGGTCAGCGTGCTCACCCTGGTCGCCTTCCTGGTGCCGCTCGCGCTGCTGGTGCGTACCGTCGCCGAGGACCGGGCCACCGTCCGGGCCACCGCCGACGCGCAGAGCCTGGTGCCGGTGGTGGGTACGGCCGACGCCGCGACGATCCGGCTGACCGTCGAGCAACTCGCCGCCGACTCCGGTCGGCCGGTCAGCGTCTTCCTGCCCGACGGCACGGTGCTCGGCACCCCGGTTCCGCGTACCCCGGCGGTGGCCCTGGCGGCCCGGGGCCAGAGCCTCACCGCCGAGTCGGCGGGGGGACGCGAGGTGGTGATCGCGGTGCAGGGCCTGCCCGACGGCACCGGGGTGATCCGCACCGTGGTGCCGGGCGCCGAACTGACCGCCGGGGTGGGCCGGGCCTGGCTGGTGTTGGCCCTGCTCGGCATGCTGCTGGTGGTGATCGGGCTGGTGGTGGCGGACCGGCTGGCCCGCTCCCTGGTCCGGCCGATCAGTGAGCTGTCCGCGGTGTCGCACCGGCTCGCGAACGCCGAACTGGACGCCCGGGTGACCCCGGCTGGCCCGGTCGAGCTGCGCGAGGTGGCCGGCGCGCTCAACCATCTGGCCGGCCGGATCCAGGAGCTGCTGGCCCAGGAACGCGAGCAGGTGGCCGACCTGTCGCACCGGCTGCGTACCCCGCTGACCGCGTTGCGGCTGGAGGCCGAGTCGTTGGGCGACCCGCAGGACGCGGCCCGGATCACCGCCGCCGTGGACGGACTGGAGCGGGCGGTGACCGGTCTGATCCGGCAGGCCCGGCGGCAGCGGCCGACAGCCGCCCCGACGGGCTGCGACGCGGCGGCCGTGGTCGCCGACCGGGTGGCGTTCTGGTCGGTGCTGGCCGAGGACACCGGGCGGACGGTCCACTGCGCGCTGGCGGCCGGGCCGTTACCGGTCGCGGTGGCCGCCGACGACCTGGCGGCAGCGGTGGACGCGCTGCTCGGCAACGTGTTCGCGCACACGCCGGACGGCGCCCCGTTCACCGTGCGGCTCGCCCCGGTGGCCGGCAGGAGCGCCGGGTCGTACGGGCAGGTGCTGCTCACGGTGGCCGACGAGGGGCCGGGCATGCCGCCCGACACGGTCCGCCGGGGGGCCAGCACGGCCGGGTCGACCGGTCTGGGGCTGGACATCGCCCGCCGGGCGGCGGAGGCCGGCGGCGGACGGCTGGAGCTGCGGACGGGCCCGACCGGCGGAGCCGAGGTGCTGCTCTGGCTCACCCCACGAGCCACCCCGACCGCCGCTTAGCGCGGCACCCACGGCCGGGCTCCCGCTTGCCCCTGCTTGCTCCCCGCCATGCGACGGATGATCAACTCCGTCTGCGGCATGTCGGGGTCTCCGGTCGATCGGACACCCCCGTTTGCGGCAACTCGGGTCAGCTTCCGGCCTTAACCGGGCCTTAGTGTCGGTGCAGCGCGCCGCTATCCCGCTTCGACCGATCCTCGTAGGCAGAACCCGAGGAAAGGTGCATCGAGATGAAGCGCAACCTGATCCTGGCGTCCCTGGGCGGCGTGGCGGTGCTGGCGGTGGCCGGAGCGGCGATCGGCACGGCTGCCGCCAGCGAGCAGAGCGGTCGTACCACCCTGACCGCGGCGACCACGGCCCCGACGGCCACGACGACCCCCGACGACAGCGGTGGCGCCACCCCCACGAGGAGCCCGGGCGACGACGACACCGCCACCCCCACCGCTCCGGCGGCGACCAGCACTCCCGCCTCGCCGTCCGGTGGCCCCACCCCGACGACGGGGAACGCGGTGGACGAGAAGCGCGCCGGAGAGATCGCGCTGGCCCGCTCCGGTGGCGGCCGGATCGTCGAAATCGAGGCGGAGACGGAGCACGGCCGCCGCGTGTGGAGCGTCGAGATCGTGAAGGGGGGAACCGAGCACGAGATCGACGTGGACCGGGCCAACGGCAGCGTGGTCAAGGCGGAGCAGGAGCCGGTGGACGACGACGATGACGACGACGACCGCGACGACGATGACGATGACGACGACGACCGCGACGACGACTGACCGAAGCTGACCGGGCCGGTGTGGTGGTGAGCCGAGCACCGGCCGGCGCGGGCCCCGCTCCCCTCGGGCGAGCGGGGCCCGTTCCCGTACGTGCCCGCGTCGCTCAGGACCGGCGCGCGGAACGGTCCGGCATCGGTCGGACGGATCACACTCGTTCCACCAGTCGGGACGCTGCCCCCGGTGGACGTCGTAGCCGGTCGGAGGTCGCCAGTCTCCCAGAAGACTGTTCGAGCGGCGGAGATCGATGGAAGCCGAGTTCGCTCACACCATCCAATTGCGAGGATATCGGCGTGGAAACCTTTGTCGTCACATGAATCCGGCGGATTTGGCCGTATGCTGTTGGCCGGTTTCCTCGGTGGGACTGCGCAGCTCAGGCAGGCACTTTGCCTGCCGGACGCGATGCCGGGGCGATGGGTTTCGTCGATGGATGCCGGATCACCGATTGTCGTCACCCTCCGGAGTGTGGGGAGGGGAAATGGCGCCTTAACGAGTCGGAAAAGTGTTGCCCCCAGGCTCCGGTGGCACGAGAACTCGTCCCCTGGAGGTCCGTCTTGCCCCCCACCCTTTCTCGGCCGAAGTACGCGCGGCGTACTGCCGTGACCACCTCCATCGTCACCACCGCACTCGCCGCCACCGCCGTGCTCGCCATCGGCCCCGCCGGTGTCGGGTCCAGCGCCGCACCCGACGGCGCCGCCTCGGACGTGGTCGCCGCCACGGAGATCCGCAGCGTCGCGTACCAGCAGGCCGTCGCCCGGGCCGCCACCACCAAGCCCAAGGTCACGGTGATCGGCACCGGCGGCACCATCTCCGGTGTGGCCACCTCGCGGAGCAGCTTCACCGACTACCGCTCCGGACAGATCTCCATCCAGAGCATGGTCGGTCAGCTCCAGCCGGAGATCGGCCAGGTCGCCGACGTCACCACCGTCCAGTTCGGTAACAAGGGCTCCGGCGGCTACACCATCGCCGAGTTCCACGCCCTCACCCTGGCTGTCGAGAAGGCGCTCGCCGACTCCGACGCCGTCGTGGTCACCACCGGTACCGACACCATGGAGGAGTTCGCGTACTGGCTGGACCTGACCGTGCGAAGCCGCAAGCCGGTGGTGACGACCGGGGCGATGCGCCCCTGGGCGGCGGTGACCCCCGACGGGCCGCAGGTGATCGGCGCGGACGGCCCGGCGAACCTCTACAACGCGATCGTCCTGGCCGCCAGTCAGACCACCTACTGCTACGGCACCGTGCTGATGCTCAACGACGAGTTCCACGCGGCGCGGGACGTCACCAAGACCAGCACCACCCGGATGGACACCTTCCAGACCCGTGAGCTGGGCGTCCTGGGCTGGATCGACGGCTCGATCATCAAGGTCGGCCGGGCGCCGGCCCGGGTGGCCGACTGCGACCAGAAGAACGACTGGTACACCCCGTTCGACCTGTCCAAGATTCCGGCCGGGTCGCTGCCCCGGGTCGAGGTCGTCTACAACTACCAGCAGGCCGGCGGCGAGGCGATCACCGCGTTCGCCGACGCCGGGGTGAAGGGCATCGTCACCGCCGGTACCGGCGCGGGTGGCATCTCCTCCGCGCAGAGCGCCGCGCGCACCGCTGCCGCCGCGAAGGGCGTGGTCTTCGTCAGCACCAGCCGGGTCGGTGCCGGCTCGGTCTCCGGTGGCAGCAGCACCCAGCCGATCATCGCCGGTGACGACCTGCTGCCGCAGAAGGCCCGGATCCTGCTGCTGCTCAGCCTCGCCGCCGCGCCCGGCGACGTCCCGAAGATCCGCGAACTGGTCACCACCCTCGGCAACCCGGAGTGGAACACCCTGCCCCCGGGTAAGCCGCAGAACTGAACCCTGCCGGTGAACCGCCGGCATCACGAACCGACGCCCCCGGGGAGGACTCTCCCCGGGGGCGTCCGGCATTGGGCGAGCTGCCGGAACGCCCCGGAGGGCGCGCGGCCTTGACAACGTACAACCGATTGGTTGTATATTTGGGTCGTGACCAAGGAGAGCGACGACCGGGCGGACGCCCTGTTCCACGCGCTCGCCGACCGCACCCGACGGGACATCCTGCGCCGCGTGCTGGCCGGGGAGCACTCCGTCACCGCGCTCGCGGCGAAGTACGACATGAGCTTCGCCGCGGTGCAGAAGCACGTCGCCGTGCTGGAGAAGGCCGGTCTGCTGACCAAGCGACGCAACGGTCGCGAGCAGTTGGCCAGCGGCGACGTGCAGGCGGTGCGGTCGGTGGCGTCCATGCTCACCGAGCTCGAACAGGTCTGGCGTGGCCGCATCGCCCGTATCGACGCGCTCATCGCAGCCGATTTCGACCAGGAGGACTGACCCGTGCCCGTGACCGACGTTCAGCACGACCTCGACAACCGGACCCTGACCATCACCGCGGACTTCGCCGCGCCGGTGGAGCGCATCTGGCAGGTCTACGCCGACCCGCGCCAACTGGAGAAGGTGTGGGGGCCGCCGACCTACCCGGCGACGGTGGTCGACCACGACCTCACGCCTGGTGGTCGGGTGACCTACTACATGACCGGCCCGGAAGGCGACAAGCACGCCGGCTACTGGCTGGTCAAGAGCGTGGACGAGCCCCGGGGCTTCACCTTCGACGACGGCTTCGCCGACCTGGACTTCAACCCGAATCCGGACCTGCCGGTCTCCGAGAACGTCTACGCCTTCACCGCGCACAACGGCGGCACGCGCGCGACCTACGTGGGCACCTACGCCTCCGCCGAGGCGCTACAGCAGGTGCTGGACATGGGGGTCGTGGAGGGCGCCTCGGGGGCGATCAACCAGATCGACGAGCTGCTCGCCTCCTGAAACGGTGGGAGACCGGGGCCGTCACGGCCCCGGTCTCCCAGGAGTTCAACGCTGTTCGTCCGGGCGGATGTCGACCACCCGGCGCTTTCTCAGCCGAGGTGCCGTTCCGTCCCGCCGAGCAGCGTGTCCGGGTCCTCCTCGTACCGGTCGTGGTACGGCCACTCGGTCTCGGCGAGCCCCACCGGGCCGGGGGCGACGACCAGCCAACCCCGCTTCCACTCGCCGCCGTCCTCGGTGGTGCGGCGCTGCGAGGTGAAGATGTGCACCCGCAGCCCGTTCTCGGTCAGCCCGAGCCAGTCGCTGAGCCGGTCGCGGAACGGGTCACCCGGGTAGTCGTTCATGGCGAGGTTGACCTCGACCACGCCCCCGGACTCCAGCTTCCCCGGCACGCTGCGGAAGAACGTCTCCAGGATCGGCTCGCCGGCCTCCAGGAGGTCGACGAACTCGTTGCCCTCCTCGTTGGTGGGCGAGTTGAAGACGATCCGGGAGAACCGCCCCTCGGCCGGCTCGAACATGTCGCCCTCCCGGAAGGCGACGTTCGTCAGGCCGTTGAGGGCGGCGTTGAGCTGGGACAGCGCCACCGCGCGCGGGTTGACGTCCACCCCGAGGACCGACTCGTAGCGGTCGGCGAGGACCAGCGAGAGCACACCGGAGCCGCACCCCATGTCCAGGGCCCGCGCGCCGCCGCGCCGGAGCATCAGCCGGACCAGCAGGTCCGCCTCCCAGAGCGGGTCGACGTACCAGCGGTGCTGCACCTCCTCCTCGACGTCCGGGTCGCTGAGCACCACCACCCCGTGCAGTTGGTGACCGCGCAGGGGCGAGGAGAAGGCGCTGCCGTCGTCGACGGCCATGCCGCTGTCGAGCAGCGCCCGGCGGCCCGCCACGCCGATCTCCCCGGTCAGGGCGTCCGGGTCGACCGGGGCGCCGGTGAGCAGGTCGGCGAGGGGGGTCGACTCGGCCCGGCCGACCACCTTCCGCATCGCGTCGCCGAGCTGTCGAAGTGCCGCCGCGTCGACACGCTCCGGCTGGATGGTCGAGCCTCCGACGATCATGCGCTACTCCCGAGAGTCGGTTCCAGACCGGGGATCAGGGCGGACGCCGGCCAGAAGACCTCCTGGCGCAACGGCCCCTCCCAGGCCATGA
The nucleotide sequence above comes from Micromonospora pallida. Encoded proteins:
- a CDS encoding ArsR/SmtB family transcription factor gives rise to the protein MTKESDDRADALFHALADRTRRDILRRVLAGEHSVTALAAKYDMSFAAVQKHVAVLEKAGLLTKRRNGREQLASGDVQAVRSVASMLTELEQVWRGRIARIDALIAADFDQED
- a CDS encoding methyltransferase, which codes for MIVGGSTIQPERVDAAALRQLGDAMRKVVGRAESTPLADLLTGAPVDPDALTGEIGVAGRRALLDSGMAVDDGSAFSSPLRGHQLHGVVVLSDPDVEEEVQHRWYVDPLWEADLLVRLMLRRGGARALDMGCGSGVLSLVLADRYESVLGVDVNPRAVALSQLNAALNGLTNVAFREGDMFEPAEGRFSRIVFNSPTNEEGNEFVDLLEAGEPILETFFRSVPGKLESGGVVEVNLAMNDYPGDPFRDRLSDWLGLTENGLRVHIFTSQRRTTEDGGEWKRGWLVVAPGPVGLAETEWPYHDRYEEDPDTLLGGTERHLG
- a CDS encoding SRPBCC family protein → MTDVQHDLDNRTLTITADFAAPVERIWQVYADPRQLEKVWGPPTYPATVVDHDLTPGGRVTYYMTGPEGDKHAGYWLVKSVDEPRGFTFDDGFADLDFNPNPDLPVSENVYAFTAHNGGTRATYVGTYASAEALQQVLDMGVVEGASGAINQIDELLAS
- a CDS encoding asparaginase, producing the protein MTTSIVTTALAATAVLAIGPAGVGSSAAPDGAASDVVAATEIRSVAYQQAVARAATTKPKVTVIGTGGTISGVATSRSSFTDYRSGQISIQSMVGQLQPEIGQVADVTTVQFGNKGSGGYTIAEFHALTLAVEKALADSDAVVVTTGTDTMEEFAYWLDLTVRSRKPVVTTGAMRPWAAVTPDGPQVIGADGPANLYNAIVLAASQTTYCYGTVLMLNDEFHAARDVTKTSTTRMDTFQTRELGVLGWIDGSIIKVGRAPARVADCDQKNDWYTPFDLSKIPAGSLPRVEVVYNYQQAGGEAITAFADAGVKGIVTAGTGAGGISSAQSAARTAAAAKGVVFVSTSRVGAGSVSGGSSTQPIIAGDDLLPQKARILLLLSLAAAPGDVPKIRELVTTLGNPEWNTLPPGKPQN